In one uncultured Methanoregula sp. genomic region, the following are encoded:
- a CDS encoding ABC transporter ATP-binding protein: MSVLRDSFKILRFLFSPFKGKLALYLLVVIILSGLEVFRVSLVYPIINYGLGVQNQPKLLDTFYNYILPSSLNPFVASALLLILASVVIAVLYGIVAYYGSFLFASVRDSLDRRVFEKITKNQYSYFAARKQGDLLYIGQGAVNDASAAVGAFVDFIKNALTALFYLIFIFYLSFWLTVGLIIVGAVYALLVKKFLFSRVYRNSAELITAYMEKSVIYQEFISGIKTILITNSVGLFKKKYDYAVQKLLKTNTNVNALSKLPSIINDFIMFFLISFGAISLYIFTEGNFIAYIGIFGTLMLALYRLIPCVNTAQSNLSTVVQSLPSLTLVYCELTADSDIVRSENTSDKKRKFSFKDNIEFRDVSFGYPGSQQDTIHGISFKIGKNKKVAIVGNSGSGKTTTANLLALLYKPVRGGIFVDGVNINEFDPAEYLGSLGYIGQESFIFHDSIKENIRFGLDRSDQEIIEAAKRADAHEFIMSTDQGYNTIIGDQGLKLSGGQRQRVAIARIILRNPDILLLDEATSSLDNISEKKIIDSVQQLSENMTVITIAHRLSTIHNADVIHVMKNGEIVESGTHDALMEKRGEYYQLYLGQEKEE; the protein is encoded by the coding sequence TTGTCAGTATTAAGGGACTCCTTCAAGATTTTACGTTTCCTATTCAGTCCATTTAAAGGAAAACTTGCATTATATCTGCTTGTTGTAATTATACTCAGCGGTCTTGAAGTATTCAGGGTCTCACTGGTATATCCAATAATAAATTATGGTCTTGGGGTGCAAAACCAGCCAAAACTGCTGGACACATTTTATAATTATATCCTTCCATCGTCGCTCAATCCATTTGTTGCATCTGCATTACTTCTGATTCTGGCATCTGTTGTTATAGCGGTGTTATACGGGATCGTTGCTTACTACGGTTCATTTCTGTTTGCGTCTGTCCGTGATTCACTGGACCGGCGTGTTTTCGAGAAGATCACAAAAAATCAATACAGTTATTTTGCAGCACGAAAACAGGGTGATTTGTTATATATCGGCCAGGGCGCGGTAAACGATGCCAGTGCAGCAGTAGGTGCTTTTGTTGACTTTATAAAAAATGCACTGACCGCCCTTTTTTATTTAATATTCATTTTTTATCTCTCATTCTGGCTTACGGTCGGATTAATAATTGTTGGAGCGGTGTATGCATTATTAGTCAAGAAATTTTTATTTTCAAGAGTGTACAGGAATAGCGCTGAATTAATTACAGCATACATGGAAAAATCCGTAATATATCAGGAATTCATATCCGGGATTAAAACCATCCTGATAACCAATTCCGTCGGGTTATTCAAGAAAAAATATGATTATGCTGTACAGAAGCTATTAAAAACAAATACGAATGTAAATGCCCTTAGTAAACTTCCCTCGATTATCAATGATTTTATAATGTTTTTTTTAATCTCCTTTGGGGCCATCAGCCTGTACATTTTTACAGAAGGGAATTTCATTGCATATATTGGTATATTCGGCACCCTTATGCTCGCTTTGTACCGTTTAATCCCCTGTGTCAATACGGCCCAGAGCAACTTGTCCACGGTCGTCCAGTCTCTTCCGTCACTTACCCTTGTGTATTGTGAGTTAACCGCTGATAGTGACATAGTGCGTTCTGAAAACACGTCCGATAAAAAGAGGAAATTTTCATTTAAAGATAATATTGAATTCAGGGATGTATCATTCGGTTATCCCGGATCTCAGCAGGATACCATTCACGGAATCTCATTTAAAATAGGCAAAAATAAAAAAGTTGCTATTGTTGGTAATTCAGGTTCCGGCAAGACCACTACTGCAAATCTTCTGGCATTGCTCTATAAACCGGTACGGGGGGGCATATTTGTTGACGGGGTCAATATTAATGAATTTGACCCTGCTGAGTATCTGGGATCTCTTGGATATATTGGCCAGGAATCTTTTATTTTTCATGATAGTATCAAAGAAAATATCCGGTTTGGCCTGGATCGCAGTGATCAGGAGATCATTGAAGCAGCAAAGCGTGCTGATGCACATGAATTTATTATGAGTACTGATCAGGGTTATAATACAATTATCGGGGACCAGGGGCTTAAACTGTCGGGTGGGCAGAGGCAAAGAGTTGCCATTGCACGGATAATACTACGGAACCCGGATATATTGCTGCTGGATGAGGCTACCAGTTCTCTGGATAATATTTCAGAAAAGAAAATTATTGATTCTGTTCAGCAGTTATCTGAGAATATGACGGTTATTACAATAGCCCACAGATTGTCAACGATACATAATGCTGATGTAATTCATGTTATGAAAAATGGTGAGATAGTTGAAAGTGGTACTCATGATGCGTTGATGGAGAAGAGAGGTGAATACTATCAATTGTATCTGGGGCAGGAGAAGGAGGAGTAA